A portion of the Sulfuricurvum kujiense DSM 16994 genome contains these proteins:
- a CDS encoding sulfate adenylyltransferase: MASSRKNRALYIDQEAVSALTLLKSGMLSPVTALMNEKQSKEVLSSGMFMGKTFPFPLILSPSGKVNETILTTAVKGEILDLICDNVIVGELCVDEVYPIDPRERLHQIYGTEDLSHPGVSATHKRLGKYAICGDYSIDLTSVQSIQEMLAQAKEQIGAQHTTALFMAANPLHRAHERLIRQSLERTDLIVIFLLKPYNNADLKYELRYETLKFFIDNYLPHNRVVIVPLESSYIFAGSNEVILDAIVAKNYGCDRLMIGQNHAGIGMYYDHNANKSILDRLIGIDIEVGISSEYVYCNQCKTLVSIQTCPHGHHHHISYHSESILELMRQGLLPPAVLVRKEISAMIVASLYPNRFKNLSKLYYDIMPVNGLLEEHTEKDFYVALMRLYQTTSLT, from the coding sequence ATGGCATCGTCAAGAAAAAATAGAGCCCTCTACATTGACCAAGAGGCTGTTTCAGCCCTCACCTTACTCAAATCCGGCATGCTCAGCCCCGTAACGGCGCTCATGAACGAAAAGCAGAGCAAAGAGGTTTTAAGCAGCGGAATGTTTATGGGCAAAACATTTCCCTTTCCCCTGATTCTCTCCCCCAGCGGAAAAGTGAACGAAACCATTCTTACGACGGCAGTTAAAGGTGAGATACTTGATCTGATCTGTGATAACGTCATTGTAGGAGAGCTATGCGTCGATGAAGTATATCCCATCGATCCGCGTGAACGGCTGCACCAGATATACGGCACCGAAGATCTTTCACACCCCGGCGTCAGTGCTACCCATAAACGATTAGGAAAATACGCTATCTGCGGCGACTATTCTATCGATCTTACCTCCGTTCAATCGATTCAGGAAATGCTCGCACAGGCAAAAGAGCAAATCGGTGCGCAGCACACGACCGCATTGTTTATGGCTGCCAATCCGCTTCACCGTGCCCATGAACGTCTCATCCGCCAAAGTTTGGAACGCACCGATCTCATCGTTATTTTTCTCCTCAAACCCTACAATAATGCCGATTTGAAATACGAATTGCGTTATGAGACATTAAAATTTTTCATCGATAACTATCTTCCGCATAACCGCGTCGTTATCGTACCGTTAGAGAGCAGTTACATATTTGCCGGAAGCAACGAAGTTATCCTCGATGCGATTGTGGCTAAAAACTACGGATGCGATCGCCTTATGATCGGGCAAAACCATGCCGGAATCGGGATGTATTACGATCATAATGCCAATAAATCGATTTTAGACCGTCTCATCGGTATTGATATCGAAGTAGGGATTTCCAGCGAATATGTCTACTGCAATCAATGTAAAACACTCGTAAGTATTCAAACCTGCCCGCACGGACATCACCACCACATCTCATATCACTCTGAATCCATTTTGGAACTGATGCGTCAGGGGCTCCTCCCTCCGGCCGTTTTAGTACGCAAAGAGATATCGGCGATGATCGTGGCTTCGCTCTATCCCAACCGATTTAAAAATCTCTCTAAACTCTACTATGACATTATGCCCGTTAACGGCCTGCTTGAAGAGCATACGGAAAAAGATTTTTACGTCGCACTAATGCGCCTATACCAAACAACATCATTAACGTAA
- a CDS encoding GGDEF domain-containing protein: MKKEKTFFTLVFSIVAVMVLFIAVLTATFRYMGLQSAESKANLAAHIVQESLTSHMITGSSDYQNDLVKQIETLEGMKGVWIVRSDALSRQYGKGIHPQEAADDIDRAVLRDGKAIKNVSGTLFSDTLYRLSIPYIATENGKIDCLSCHDAKVGTVLGAVSIEMEINDLKITGLIAAATAIIVLVILTIYLLKMIRHYISSYKETLDEVAVTMEKAEGGDYSHRVEQSESSDGYKAAMWTNAVMEKLDTTLSESGRKMASLIRLDQQNSDPLYTLQMGVDQLYEVERFRAEIEKDQNLEEVYARIVALLRTRWNLSNFNILELNPLNKITQVVHTEKTLLCDAISGCRADRTSGMVDSSGCEIACPKMIDPEAHYVCQSYSIVDDLDIVVSLVTYEAREIGKIRLALEQLGNYINASKLQIINKKLQQTVRIDPLTQLYNRAYLEEMTKLIMAQSTRTMIPYGILMIDMDQFNLINHSYDITVGDEVIKSMAHNILEHIRQGDMLIRYGGDTFAVILYDYEGEEVLQVAEAIRLSFKKKIRVNTYAILKTVSIGVSLFPAQTSNMLEGVEFAKRALLEAKHQGGNSSLMYDPKSMPV, translated from the coding sequence ATGAAAAAAGAAAAAACATTTTTTACACTCGTTTTCAGTATTGTAGCGGTGATGGTACTATTTATTGCCGTATTAACGGCCACTTTCCGATATATGGGACTTCAATCGGCAGAAAGTAAGGCTAATTTAGCGGCCCATATCGTTCAAGAATCATTAACGTCCCATATGATTACCGGAAGTTCCGATTACCAAAATGACTTAGTAAAACAAATTGAAACCTTAGAAGGGATGAAAGGGGTATGGATCGTCCGTTCCGATGCCCTAAGCCGCCAGTACGGAAAAGGGATTCATCCCCAAGAAGCGGCAGATGATATCGACCGTGCCGTTTTACGTGACGGAAAAGCGATAAAAAATGTTTCGGGCACATTATTCTCTGATACCCTCTATCGACTTTCGATCCCCTATATTGCAACCGAAAACGGGAAGATCGATTGTTTGAGCTGTCATGATGCAAAAGTCGGCACGGTATTGGGAGCGGTCTCTATTGAGATGGAGATAAACGATCTGAAGATAACCGGATTGATAGCTGCCGCCACTGCTATTATTGTTTTGGTTATTTTAACGATTTACTTGCTCAAAATGATTCGCCATTATATCTCGTCTTACAAAGAGACTTTAGACGAAGTAGCCGTTACAATGGAAAAAGCAGAGGGAGGCGATTACTCTCATCGAGTTGAACAGTCTGAATCTTCGGATGGCTACAAGGCCGCCATGTGGACTAATGCCGTGATGGAAAAACTCGACACGACACTCAGTGAAAGCGGCAGGAAAATGGCTTCACTCATTCGGCTTGACCAGCAAAACAGCGATCCCCTTTATACCCTTCAGATGGGGGTAGATCAACTTTACGAAGTCGAACGTTTCCGGGCGGAAATTGAAAAAGATCAAAATCTCGAAGAAGTTTACGCACGGATCGTTGCGTTGCTTCGTACCCGTTGGAATTTGAGCAATTTTAATATTCTGGAACTCAACCCGCTTAATAAAATAACGCAGGTCGTCCATACGGAAAAAACGCTGCTTTGCGACGCTATAAGTGGCTGTCGGGCTGATCGTACGAGCGGAATGGTGGATTCAAGCGGATGTGAAATCGCATGTCCTAAAATGATTGATCCTGAGGCTCATTATGTCTGCCAAAGCTACTCGATCGTCGATGATCTGGATATCGTTGTCTCGTTGGTTACGTATGAAGCGCGAGAAATAGGAAAGATACGCTTGGCTCTTGAACAATTAGGCAATTACATTAATGCGTCAAAACTGCAAATCATTAATAAAAAGCTGCAGCAGACGGTTCGGATCGATCCGCTTACGCAACTTTATAACCGTGCATACCTTGAAGAGATGACGAAGCTTATCATGGCTCAGTCCACACGGACGATGATACCGTACGGCATTTTGATGATAGATATGGATCAGTTTAATCTGATCAACCATTCCTATGACATCACAGTCGGCGATGAGGTGATTAAGTCTATGGCACATAACATTCTTGAGCATATCCGCCAAGGGGATATGCTCATTCGATACGGCGGTGATACGTTTGCCGTAATTCTTTATGATTATGAGGGTGAAGAAGTGCTTCAGGTGGCCGAAGCGATACGCCTTTCGTTCAAGAAAAAAATCAGAGTCAATACCTATGCTATCCTCAAAACGGTGAGTATCGGAGTTTCATTGTTCCCTGCGCAAACGTCTAATATGCTTGAGGGAGTCGAGTTCGCCAAGAGAGCACTGTTGGAAGCAAAACATCAAGGGGGGAATTCATCTTTGATGTATGACCCGAAATCGATGCCGGTTTAA
- a CDS encoding Mrp/NBP35 family ATP-binding protein has protein sequence MTEEIVKSALSKVTYPGFTKDIVTFGFVKEIKIDGNIVNVTVDITSSAPEVAHQITLEATEELKRAGAGEVVVNITAPKMPRESSSKGKNIAPQVKNFIMVSSGKGGVGKSTTSVNLAVALAMQGKKVGLLDADIYGPNIPRMLGVEGIKPEVVGNKVLPIKAYGIEMMSMGSLMEEGQSLIWRGAMIMKAIEQFLRDIMWSDLDCLVIDMPPGTGDAQLTLAQSVPVTVGVTVTTPQMVSLDDSRRSLDMFKKLHIPIAGVVENMSGFIAPDTGVEYDIFGKGTSKAMADQFETCILAEIPIEPAIRTGGDEGKPVTYYAPTSETAKRYMKAAEDLWATIEKINEEGGVDNQAIQPNTPPGVSACSTAAAPKQETSGSCGTGCGCH, from the coding sequence ATGACTGAAGAAATTGTAAAATCGGCATTATCAAAAGTTACCTATCCGGGGTTCACGAAAGACATCGTGACGTTCGGATTCGTTAAAGAGATCAAAATCGACGGAAACATCGTTAATGTAACTGTTGATATCACCTCAAGCGCTCCGGAAGTGGCGCATCAAATTACGCTCGAAGCGACCGAGGAGCTAAAACGCGCCGGAGCCGGTGAGGTCGTGGTCAATATTACCGCTCCTAAAATGCCAAGAGAGAGTTCATCGAAGGGGAAAAACATTGCCCCTCAGGTAAAAAACTTTATCATGGTCAGCTCCGGTAAGGGTGGGGTCGGTAAATCGACGACATCGGTTAACCTTGCGGTAGCGCTTGCGATGCAAGGGAAAAAAGTAGGTCTTCTTGACGCCGATATCTACGGTCCTAACATTCCGAGAATGCTCGGTGTTGAGGGGATCAAACCTGAAGTCGTCGGAAACAAAGTCCTTCCGATCAAAGCGTACGGTATTGAGATGATGTCCATGGGTTCATTGATGGAAGAGGGGCAATCGCTGATCTGGCGCGGTGCGATGATCATGAAAGCGATTGAGCAGTTCTTACGCGATATCATGTGGTCTGATCTGGACTGTCTTGTTATCGATATGCCTCCGGGTACGGGTGATGCTCAGCTTACATTGGCTCAAAGCGTTCCGGTGACGGTAGGTGTTACGGTAACAACCCCTCAAATGGTTTCACTGGACGATTCACGCAGAAGTCTCGATATGTTCAAAAAACTTCATATCCCTATCGCGGGTGTAGTAGAGAACATGAGCGGATTTATTGCGCCGGATACCGGAGTCGAGTATGACATTTTCGGTAAAGGGACATCCAAAGCGATGGCGGATCAGTTTGAGACGTGTATTCTTGCTGAAATTCCGATCGAGCCGGCAATCCGTACGGGCGGTGACGAGGGTAAACCGGTCACCTATTATGCTCCTACGTCTGAAACGGCAAAGCGTTATATGAAAGCGGCGGAAGATCTTTGGGCAACGATTGAGAAAATTAACGAAGAGGGGGGTGTCGATAATCAAGCGATCCAACCCAATACACCTCCGGGCGTATCGGCATGTTCGACTGCCGCTGCTCCGAAACAAGAGACAAGCGGAAGCTGCGGCACCGGCTGCGGCTGTCACTAA
- a CDS encoding response regulator translates to MNILIIENEIYLAQSIASKLSDLSHNCDISSSTKEGLRGTPYDVVLLSTNISGQDIYPVIEAYKNAVVILMVSYVSNDTVSKPLAAGAKDYILKPFMIEELIRKIQHFQNHERLRRQNQTYERYLSHTFNSINMDEDLDKVELPLFICSGYQKYADAFAFRYAAHHDKTLQFISLSSVKAFSDIAAQNDDAILFITDFQNLKKSEHKPFYELISGKKCIVASTDPIDNLPFKVIEIESESHLFDQGEILPIEEYVKYIMIHFQNRFPDTELSKKLGISRKSLWEKRKKYGIVKKK, encoded by the coding sequence ATGAACATACTCATTATCGAAAATGAAATTTATTTAGCGCAAAGTATCGCTTCCAAGCTTAGTGATCTAAGCCATAACTGTGATATTTCCAGTTCTACCAAAGAGGGGCTTCGCGGAACACCGTACGATGTCGTCCTCCTCTCAACAAACATCAGCGGTCAAGACATCTACCCCGTCATAGAGGCGTATAAAAATGCCGTCGTCATTTTGATGGTGAGCTACGTCAGTAACGATACCGTATCAAAGCCGCTCGCTGCCGGTGCCAAAGATTACATCCTCAAACCGTTTATGATTGAAGAGCTGATCCGTAAAATCCAACATTTTCAGAATCATGAACGTCTACGCCGCCAAAATCAAACGTATGAACGCTATCTCTCGCATACTTTTAATTCAATCAATATGGATGAGGATCTGGACAAAGTCGAACTCCCTCTCTTTATTTGCAGCGGGTATCAAAAATACGCCGATGCTTTTGCCTTCCGCTATGCGGCCCATCACGACAAAACGCTTCAGTTTATCTCCCTCTCTTCGGTTAAAGCGTTCAGTGACATTGCGGCACAAAACGATGATGCCATCCTTTTTATCACCGATTTCCAAAATCTCAAAAAGTCCGAGCATAAACCGTTTTATGAATTGATTAGCGGAAAAAAATGCATCGTCGCCAGTACCGATCCGATCGATAATCTCCCTTTTAAAGTGATCGAAATCGAAAGTGAAAGCCACCTCTTCGACCAAGGAGAGATTCTCCCGATTGAAGAGTATGTCAAATATATCATGATCCATTTCCAAAACCGTTTTCCGGATACGGAACTCTCCAAAAAACTCGGTATTTCACGCAAAAGTTTATGGGAAAAGAGAAAGAAATATGGCATCGTCAAGAAAAAATAG
- a CDS encoding phosphatidylglycerophosphatase A family protein codes for MNWFFLTVGYSGLFPKAPGTMGTIASLPLGIAILLYFGPQTLFLATILITLIAIKSIDKHESTSNEHDDSRIVIDELVGMWFALSIAPGIGFDMATLMHWENGIALQIALSFIFFRIYDIKKPSIIGRIDREAKGGIGVMGDDIIAGFAAGISSALVWQIILKSGLIG; via the coding sequence TTGAATTGGTTTTTTCTTACCGTAGGCTACAGCGGCCTTTTTCCTAAAGCACCGGGAACCATGGGGACCATCGCATCACTTCCGCTGGGAATCGCGATACTCCTCTATTTCGGGCCGCAGACTCTGTTTCTGGCGACGATTCTGATTACATTGATCGCGATTAAAAGTATCGATAAACACGAAAGTACTTCCAATGAGCATGATGACAGCCGCATCGTTATCGACGAGCTGGTAGGGATGTGGTTTGCCCTCTCCATTGCACCGGGAATCGGATTTGATATGGCGACGCTGATGCACTGGGAAAACGGTATCGCCCTACAAATCGCTCTGAGCTTTATATTTTTTAGAATTTATGATATTAAAAAGCCCTCGATCATCGGTCGGATCGATCGCGAAGCAAAAGGGGGAATCGGGGTAATGGGTGATGATATTATCGCCGGTTTTGCCGCCGGGATATCTTCCGCACTCGTATGGCAAATCATTCTCAAAAGCGGATTGATCGGCTAA
- a CDS encoding bifunctional 2-C-methyl-D-erythritol 4-phosphate cytidylyltransferase/2-C-methyl-D-erythritol 2,4-cyclodiphosphate synthase: MSDLTLILLAAGNSSRFKVPVKKQWLRIGHDPLWLYVTNRIKEHLPDAAVILSAHPDEIPFIASMCDFTVVSGGATRQQSLKNALKEVKTPYVMVTDIARACIDPDLIQRLLESKERADTIVPALDVHDTVAYKEETIEREQVKRIQTPQLSRTDILRRALDTDTEYTDESSAIVACGGTRHFVPGDARAAKITHASDITALECLAAPSPYLFTGNGFDVHPFEEGKPMVLGGVEVESSYGFKAHSDGDVAIHALIDALLGAACLGDIGMLFPDTDESYKNIDSKLLLQRCVEKLHHFGFVILHADITIIAQAPKIAPYKETMRHTLSSLLHIPPARLNVKATTTEHLGFIGRKEGVGVLATASVHYFDWKNG; encoded by the coding sequence TTGTCTGATTTGACGCTTATTTTACTTGCAGCAGGTAACTCTAGCCGTTTCAAAGTCCCCGTAAAAAAACAGTGGCTACGTATCGGTCATGATCCTTTGTGGCTTTATGTTACTAACCGTATCAAAGAGCATCTCCCCGATGCCGCGGTTATCCTCTCGGCCCATCCGGATGAAATCCCCTTTATCGCATCCATGTGCGACTTTACCGTCGTCTCCGGGGGAGCAACGCGTCAGCAATCTCTAAAAAATGCCCTCAAAGAAGTTAAAACCCCATATGTAATGGTTACCGATATCGCCCGTGCCTGTATCGATCCCGATCTTATTCAGCGTTTGTTGGAATCCAAAGAGCGTGCCGACACTATTGTCCCCGCCTTGGATGTCCATGACACCGTCGCATACAAAGAAGAAACTATCGAACGTGAGCAGGTTAAACGGATTCAGACACCTCAGCTTTCACGAACGGATATCCTTCGCCGCGCATTGGACACCGATACCGAATATACCGATGAGAGCAGTGCAATCGTAGCGTGCGGGGGTACACGTCATTTTGTACCGGGGGATGCTCGAGCCGCCAAAATCACCCATGCTTCGGATATCACGGCACTGGAGTGTCTTGCTGCGCCGAGTCCTTATCTTTTCACCGGCAACGGGTTTGACGTCCATCCGTTTGAAGAGGGGAAACCTATGGTCCTCGGAGGGGTAGAGGTTGAAAGCTCCTACGGATTCAAAGCTCACAGTGACGGAGACGTGGCTATACATGCCCTCATTGATGCACTGTTGGGTGCGGCATGCTTAGGCGATATCGGCATGCTGTTTCCCGATACCGACGAGTCGTACAAAAATATTGATTCGAAGCTGTTATTGCAACGCTGTGTCGAAAAGCTCCACCATTTCGGGTTTGTTATTCTGCATGCCGATATTACCATTATCGCCCAAGCACCGAAAATCGCCCCTTATAAAGAAACAATGCGCCACACCCTCTCCTCACTGCTTCATATCCCACCTGCCAGGCTCAATGTCAAAGCGACAACGACCGAACACTTGGGATTTATCGGCCGTAAAGAGGGAGTCGGCGTTTTAGCCACCGCATCAGTACACTATTTTGATTGGAAAAACGGATGA
- the thiC gene encoding phosphomethylpyrimidine synthase ThiC, giving the protein MRTEWVANRQNDTVRTQMYYAKQGIITEEMAYVAKVEELDPELVRSEVARGRLIIPANINHKNLEPMAIGIAARCKINANIGSSAIASDVQGEIEKIQVSQHYKADTAMDLSTGGDLDEIRRAVIANSKIPIGTVPIYQILHDVNNKIEDLTIEKMLEVLERQAQQGVSYFTIHAGFLLETMPKVAKRKMGIVSRGGSLMAAWMMHYHRENPFYTAYDEILDICARYDVSLSLGDSLRPGCLADASDEAQLGELKVLGELTLRAWEKNVQVMIEGPGHVPLNQIERNMKIQREYCHEAPFYILGPLVTDIAAGYDHISSAIGAAVGGWHGASMLCYVTPKEHLGLPNAEDVRAGIIAYKIAAHAADIARGRKGARDIDDAMSDARYAFDWNRQFELALDPERAREYHDETLPQDVFKEAEFCSMCGPKFCSYKITQQIMDNPEAIAQIAAEVKAKNAS; this is encoded by the coding sequence ATGAGAACCGAATGGGTCGCCAACAGACAAAACGACACCGTCCGCACTCAGATGTATTATGCCAAGCAAGGGATTATTACGGAAGAGATGGCGTATGTCGCCAAAGTAGAGGAGCTTGATCCTGAATTGGTTCGTTCCGAGGTTGCGCGGGGACGTTTGATTATCCCCGCAAACATCAACCATAAAAATTTAGAACCTATGGCTATCGGAATTGCCGCACGCTGTAAAATCAATGCCAATATCGGTTCGTCCGCCATCGCGTCGGATGTTCAGGGAGAGATCGAAAAAATCCAGGTATCTCAGCACTATAAAGCCGATACGGCGATGGACCTCTCGACGGGGGGAGATCTTGATGAGATTCGACGTGCGGTTATCGCCAATTCCAAAATCCCGATCGGAACAGTTCCGATTTACCAAATTTTGCACGACGTTAACAACAAAATCGAAGATTTGACGATCGAGAAAATGCTCGAAGTATTGGAGCGTCAGGCACAGCAGGGGGTGAGCTATTTTACGATTCACGCCGGATTTTTGCTCGAGACGATGCCGAAAGTCGCCAAACGTAAAATGGGGATCGTCAGCCGCGGCGGATCGTTGATGGCGGCGTGGATGATGCATTATCACCGTGAGAACCCTTTTTATACGGCGTACGATGAGATTCTTGATATTTGTGCCCGTTATGACGTCTCCCTTTCGTTGGGAGACTCTCTACGTCCGGGATGTCTGGCGGATGCTTCGGATGAAGCCCAGCTGGGCGAACTCAAAGTGCTCGGCGAATTGACACTGCGTGCCTGGGAGAAAAATGTTCAGGTCATGATCGAAGGGCCGGGACACGTCCCTCTCAATCAGATCGAGCGCAATATGAAAATTCAGCGCGAATATTGTCACGAAGCGCCGTTTTATATTCTCGGACCGCTCGTAACCGATATCGCGGCAGGGTATGATCATATCAGCTCAGCCATCGGTGCGGCGGTCGGCGGATGGCACGGGGCTTCGATGCTCTGTTACGTTACCCCTAAAGAACATTTGGGTCTACCGAACGCTGAAGACGTCCGTGCGGGGATTATTGCCTATAAGATTGCGGCCCATGCGGCAGATATTGCCCGCGGACGTAAAGGGGCACGTGATATCGACGATGCGATGAGCGATGCGCGTTATGCGTTTGACTGGAACCGTCAGTTTGAGCTGGCACTTGACCCTGAACGGGCACGTGAGTATCATGATGAGACGTTGCCGCAGGATGTCTTTAAAGAGGCGGAATTCTGTTCCATGTGCGGACCGAAATTCTGCTCATACAAAATTACGCAGCAGATTATGGACAATCCCGAAGCGATTGCCCAGATCGCTGCGGAAGTGAAAGCCAAAAATGCAAGTTGA